In one Fundulus heteroclitus isolate FHET01 chromosome 3, MU-UCD_Fhet_4.1, whole genome shotgun sequence genomic region, the following are encoded:
- the LOC118557581 gene encoding uncharacterized protein LOC118557581: protein MAVSTWTDSLRSIPDSISASFLPDFEKISSTTMDRGVNKFMSSFLDELRVFEPREASKVVQVTAKCYRSMRKTADPHSLSINIDVDKITDAYCSCKAGLGGHCSHIIGLLKTLQYFKLQSFSSIPDRLSCTSMPQAWGAQSARGLRIEPVPINHLTLARNVTHRKRRPKECSVDLNKIVTKVEPEEIAALKLLHGTPLTYMLTPSAPTVSTPLGEVQIGSAVSYQTRNLKADATAVMQQCGNTCVTNNPPVDLPERYKALKDLNICEDPVELEARTREQSKCAEWFEARKKRLTASNFHRVMVRKAKVTHKFLESIFDANSVSAPSLDYGRRNEPLAKSKYLQTHQDRHLHECGFVVSNHFPFIGASPDGKVCDGGRSGLIEIKCPYTARNSTILDACMLPNFCLEMQPSGSAQLKKTHMYYAQMSSDGYWAAVSTSNGLNLGRGSSRVLTDSQSDPAAQSW, encoded by the exons ATGGCGGTTTCCACTTGGACGGATTCTTTGCGGAGTATTCCTGACTCGATTAGTGCGTCATTTCTGCCTGATTTTGAGAAAATATCATCGACAACAATGGACAGAGGAGTTAACAAGTTCATGTCATCATTTTTGGACGAGTTAAGGGTATTTGAGCCACGCGAAGCCTCCAAAGTTGTGCAGGTCACCGCAAAATGCTATCGGTCGATGAGGAAAACGGCAGACCCTCACTCCCTCAGCATTAATATAGATGTGGACAAGATAACTGATGCCTATTGTTCTTGCAAGGCTGG acttGGGGGTCATTGTTCACATATTATAGGCCTCCTCAAGACCTTGCAGTATTTCAAACTGCAAAGTTTTTCCTCAATCCCTGACCGATTGAGCTGCACCAGTATGCCACAAGCTTGGGGAGCACAATCAGCTCGGGGTTTGAGGATTGAACCCGTGCCCATCAACCACCTCACTCTAGCACGAAACGTGACTCACCGCAAGCGCAGACCGAAGGAATGCAGTGTGGACttgaacaaaat AGTGACAAAGGTTGAACCCGAGGAGATAGCTGCACTGAAATTATTACATGGTACTCCATTGACATATATGCTGACGCCTTCAGCACCAACTGTCTCTACACCCCTGGGAGAAGTGCAAATTGGGTCAGCTGTTTCCTATCAG ACAAGGAACTTGAAGGCAGATGCGACAGCGGTCATGCAACAGTGTGGCAACACCTGTGTCACAAATAACCCACCAGTGGATCTTCCAGAAAGATATAAAGCGTTGAAAGACCTTAATATTTGTGAAGATCCTGTGGAACTGGAAGCTCGAACCAGAGAACAGAGTAAATGTGCTGAGTGGTTtgaggcaagaaaaaaaaggcttacagCCTCAAATTTCCATCGAGTTATGGTCAGGAAAGCAAAGGTCACACACAAGTTTTTAGAGTCAATTTTTGACGCTAACTCTGTTTCAGCCCCTTCACTGGATTACGGGCGAAGAAACGAGCCCTTAGCAAAATCAAAATATTTACAGACTCATCAGGACCGGCACTTGCATGAGTGTGGCTTTGTGGTCAGTAATCACTTTCCCTTCATAGGTGCTTCACCCGACGGCAAAGTATGTGACGGTGGCCGATCGGGTCTAATAGAAATAAAGTGTCCGTATACCGCTCGAAATTCCACCATTCTGGATGCCTGCATGCTACCCAATTTTTGCCTAGAAATGCAACCCAGTGGCTCTGCTCAGCTGAAGAAGACACACATGTACTATGCTCAG ATGTCGTCTGATGGTTATTGGGCTGCAGTCAGCACCAGTAATGGCCTTAATTTGGGTAGAGGATCGTCCCGTGTCTTGACGGACAGCCAATCGGATCCTGCGGCTCAGAGCTGGTGA
- the LOC118562643 gene encoding uncharacterized protein LOC118562643, with protein sequence MLAVTAELEMAKTEISRLQAKVENLETELQKEQKRKLFGIDAVVESEKNSKKNLCVYYTGLTLVRFMSLFTFLLPKRETLTYDENRNDIREMSAENGLFLTMCRLRQNFGLFDLATRFGISQQSAGIVFNTWIDIIYLKLCTVSIWPHRQTIIDNMPKDFKANFPTTLIIIDGTELKTESPWAHGVQCQLYSDYKSTTTFKALIGCDSRGSFMFTSELFTGSISDKAITKASGFYETIQQLKDIGYIQNGDGVMADKGFTIKDEINALGLSLNIPPFASADKQLSQADLALTDKIARHRVHVERLISRIKDFKIVGCTIPAILFPKLNRIWAVCCYLTLFQGFVLKKM encoded by the coding sequence ATGCTTGCAGTGACTGCAGAGTTGGAAATGGCAAAAACTGAAATCAGTCGCTTACAAGCAAAAGTGGAAAATTTAGAAACAGAGCtacagaaagaacagaaacgAAAACTGTTTGGTATTGATGCTGTTGTTGAATCTgagaagaacagcaaaaaaaatctgtgtgtaTATTATACAGGACTTACACTAGTCCGTTTCATGTCACTATTTACATTTCTCTTGCCAAAGAGGGAGACTTTGACTTATGATGAAAACAGAAATGACATTAGAGAAATGTCAGCAGAAAATGGACTTTTCCTGACTATGTGCAGACTAAGACAAAACTTTGGTCTGTTCGATCTAGCAACACGGTTCGGCATTTCACAACAGTCAGCTGGTATAGTATTTAACACTTGGATTGACATTATTTATCTTAAGCTGTGCACTGTTTCTATCTGGCCACACAGACAAACTATAATAGACAACATGCCAAAAGACTTCAAAGCTAATTTCCCTACAACATTAATTATTATTGATggaacagaattaaaaacagaatccCCCTGGGCCCATGGTGTGCAATGCCAACTATATAGCGATTATAAGTCTACCACAACATTCAAGGCACTCATAGGTTGTGACTCTCGGGGGTCTTTCATGTTCACATCAGAATTATTCACAGGATCAATATCAGACAAGGCCATTACAAAAGCAAGTGGTTTTTATGAAACCATACAACAACTGAAGGACATTGGTTACATTCAGAATGGTGACGGTGTCATGGCAGACAAAGGGTTTACAATCAAGGATGAGATAAATGCCCTTGGTCTGTCCTTAAACATACCACCTTTTGCCTCAGCAGACAAACAGTTGTCTCAGGCAGATCTTGCACTAACTGACAAAATAGCAAGACACAGAGTGCATGTTGAACGACTCATTTCTCGcattaaagatttcaaaatagTTGGTTGTACAATTCCTGCTATATTATTTCCTAAGTTAAACAGAATATGGGCTGTGTGTTGCTACTTGACACTTTTCCAGGGCTttgttttgaagaaaatgtaa